The following are encoded in a window of Arthrobacter antioxidans genomic DNA:
- a CDS encoding phosphodiesterase yields the protein MSDTHLLGGDAPLYGAVDSEQRLREVFEDLEASGARPHAIVFTGDLADKGEPGAYAKLRAIVDPAAERLGARVIWAMGNHDDRAAFRAGLLDDVPAGRQDAPVDVVHFVDGLRIITLDSTVPGRHHGELGDGQLRWLAAQLEVPAPHGTILALHHPPVPSVQDLAVLVELRDQRSLADVVRGSDVRTILAGHLHYSTTAMFAGVPVSVASATCYTQDLMFDGGGTRGRDGAQSYNLVHVYEETIVHSVVPAGRHTTVGEVVPREETRRRLQAHGVVIPEGGRARHLTSA from the coding sequence ATGAGCGACACCCACCTGCTCGGCGGGGACGCCCCGCTGTACGGGGCCGTGGACAGCGAGCAGAGGCTGCGGGAGGTGTTCGAGGACCTCGAGGCGTCGGGCGCGCGGCCGCACGCCATCGTCTTCACCGGTGACCTGGCGGACAAGGGGGAGCCGGGCGCCTACGCGAAGCTCCGCGCCATCGTGGACCCCGCGGCGGAGCGGCTCGGGGCCCGGGTCATCTGGGCGATGGGCAACCACGACGACCGCGCGGCCTTCCGGGCGGGCCTCCTCGATGACGTGCCGGCCGGGCGCCAGGACGCCCCGGTGGACGTCGTGCACTTCGTCGACGGACTGCGCATCATCACCCTGGACTCCACCGTGCCGGGGCGCCACCACGGCGAGCTCGGCGACGGGCAGCTGCGCTGGCTGGCCGCGCAGCTCGAGGTGCCCGCCCCGCACGGGACCATCCTCGCCCTGCACCATCCTCCCGTCCCCAGCGTCCAGGACCTCGCGGTGCTCGTGGAGCTGCGCGACCAGCGTTCCCTCGCCGACGTCGTCCGCGGCTCGGACGTCCGGACGATCCTCGCCGGGCACCTGCACTACTCGACGACGGCGATGTTCGCCGGCGTCCCCGTCTCGGTGGCGAGTGCCACGTGCTACACGCAGGACCTGATGTTCGACGGCGGGGGTACGCGCGGCCGGGACGGAGCGCAGTCCTACAACCTCGTCCACGTCTACGAGGAGACGATCGTCCACTCGGTGGTGCCCGCGGGACGGCACACCACGGTGGGGGAGGTGGTCCCCCGCGAGGAGACCCGGCGCCGACTCCAGGCCCACGGGGTGGTCATCCCCGAGGGCGGCCGCGCGCGGCATCTCACCTCCGCCTGA
- a CDS encoding SOS response-associated peptidase, translating into MCGRFVIAGTRADLIDAFDVDEAAEEEVRPSWNVAPTDTVRLVVERLDPHTGELTRRLEPARWGLIPSWATSASVGSRMINARSETLLEKPSFRAAALKRRAIVPADGYYEWRKNDDGSKTPIYLHGPDGSLLGFAGLYEFWRNPATASPEHPQGEWVVSCTIITRPASDALGEIHDRTPVILPPELRGDWLDPRNDSRPAVQELLDAIPDPHLVPRPVGQRVGSVRNNGPDLIEPLPEPPPNA; encoded by the coding sequence ATGTGCGGACGCTTCGTCATCGCAGGCACCAGGGCCGACCTCATCGACGCCTTCGACGTGGACGAGGCCGCCGAGGAGGAGGTGCGGCCCTCGTGGAACGTGGCGCCGACCGACACCGTGCGGCTCGTCGTCGAGCGGCTGGACCCGCACACGGGCGAGCTGACGCGCCGGCTCGAACCGGCGCGCTGGGGCCTCATCCCCTCGTGGGCGACATCGGCGTCCGTGGGATCGCGGATGATCAATGCCCGCAGCGAGACCCTGCTGGAGAAGCCCTCCTTCCGGGCCGCCGCGCTCAAGCGCCGGGCCATCGTCCCCGCGGACGGGTACTACGAGTGGCGGAAGAACGACGACGGCTCCAAGACCCCGATCTACCTGCACGGCCCGGACGGCTCCCTTCTGGGCTTCGCCGGGCTCTACGAGTTCTGGCGGAACCCGGCGACCGCGTCCCCGGAGCACCCGCAGGGGGAATGGGTGGTCAGCTGCACCATCATCACCCGGCCGGCGAGCGACGCCCTCGGCGAGATCCACGACCGCACGCCGGTGATCCTGCCCCCGGAGCTGCGCGGCGACTGGCTGGATCCGCGCAACGACTCACGGCCGGCGGTGCAGGAACTGCTGGACGCCATCCCTGACCCCCACCTGGTGCCGCGCCCGGTCGGACAGCGTGTGGGGTCCGTGCGCAACAACGGGCCCGACCTCATCGAGCCCCTCCCGGAGCCACCGCCGAACGCCTAG
- a CDS encoding phospholipase D-like domain-containing protein: protein MGWLRRQTMVGFARGTVKRGVLTMITAQAVVIVGVVAVDVYQRSRRTKRPGFPQPGTFHTTIAGTGTTVFTYGEDLFDAMIAAIDDAKEQVLLETYIWKGDEVGARFRDAVNRAADRGVDVFVIYDGFANLVVNPFFYDFHPAVNAYRFPVIRPSIFFTNIRGTGLDHRKVLVVDGAVGFVGGYNIGTLYATKWRDTHLEIRGPAVWELREAFVSFWNLRANPRRPELPDLSATYWEPRIRAVNNVPALLVYPIRGVYLDAINRAHKHIFITTAYFIPDRQILDALLRASRRGVDVRVILPEDSNHVISDWLSRGFYSSLISAGVRILLYQNSMIHAKTATVDGEWSTVGTANIDRLSLTGNYEINLEIFDRDLAATMEEIFAVDSSNSRELTREEWDSRHLVARASEIILAPLRPFL, encoded by the coding sequence ATGGGCTGGTTGAGGCGTCAGACGATGGTGGGCTTCGCCCGCGGAACGGTGAAGCGCGGCGTGCTCACCATGATCACGGCGCAGGCGGTGGTCATCGTGGGGGTCGTCGCCGTGGACGTGTACCAGAGGAGCCGGCGGACCAAGCGCCCGGGATTCCCGCAGCCGGGCACGTTCCACACCACGATCGCCGGGACCGGGACCACCGTCTTCACCTACGGCGAGGACCTCTTCGACGCGATGATCGCCGCGATCGACGACGCGAAGGAGCAGGTGCTCCTGGAGACCTACATCTGGAAGGGCGACGAGGTCGGCGCGCGGTTCCGGGACGCCGTGAACCGGGCCGCGGATCGCGGCGTGGACGTCTTCGTCATCTACGACGGCTTCGCCAACCTGGTGGTCAACCCGTTCTTCTACGACTTCCACCCCGCCGTCAACGCCTACCGCTTCCCGGTCATCCGCCCCTCGATCTTCTTCACGAACATCCGGGGCACGGGCCTGGACCACCGCAAGGTCCTCGTGGTCGACGGTGCGGTGGGGTTCGTGGGCGGCTACAACATCGGGACGCTGTACGCGACGAAGTGGCGTGACACGCACCTGGAGATCCGCGGCCCGGCCGTGTGGGAGCTCCGCGAGGCGTTCGTCAGCTTCTGGAACCTCCGGGCCAACCCCCGGCGCCCCGAGCTGCCGGACCTCAGCGCCACCTACTGGGAACCACGGATCCGCGCCGTCAACAACGTCCCGGCCCTGCTGGTGTACCCCATCCGCGGCGTCTACCTCGATGCGATCAACCGCGCCCACAAGCACATCTTCATCACCACCGCGTACTTCATCCCCGACCGGCAGATCCTCGACGCGCTGCTGCGCGCGAGCCGCCGCGGCGTGGACGTCCGGGTGATCCTCCCCGAGGACTCCAACCACGTGATCTCCGACTGGCTGTCCCGCGGGTTCTACTCCTCCCTCATCAGTGCCGGCGTGCGGATCCTGCTCTACCAGAACTCCATGATCCACGCGAAGACGGCCACGGTGGACGGCGAGTGGAGCACGGTCGGCACGGCGAACATCGACCGCCTGAGCCTGACGGGCAACTACGAGATCAACCTCGAGATCTTCGACCGCGACCTCGCGGCGACCATGGAGGAGATCTTCGCCGTGGACTCCTCCAACAGCCGCGAACTGACCCGCGAGGAGTGGGACAGCCGCCATCTGGTGGCCCGTGCGAGCGAGATCATCCTCGCTCCGCTGCGTCCGTTCCTGTGA
- a CDS encoding GntR family transcriptional regulator, with protein sequence MRPDQDPGAPQRVLDAVRHDIIFGVLAPGTRVTEAALAARYGVSRVPVREALRALEAEGFVESRPYAGSTVAAIPLDDAEELFAVRGVIEATIARRAARRAAAQFGADAPDAAWWAARRALTDILDDGDRAVAADALAELPELNIRFHLGVAELSGSMSLAALLRQISGKIEWLYAADVDHRGRQSWGEHRLIIAAVDAGNEAEAGRLMAGHVDSSQRGYMERFAVPGQVRARSGTDPGEPSGVTGTDAAERG encoded by the coding sequence TTGCGGCCTGACCAGGATCCCGGGGCCCCGCAGCGCGTCCTCGACGCCGTCCGCCACGACATCATCTTCGGGGTGCTGGCACCCGGCACCCGTGTCACCGAGGCGGCGCTCGCGGCACGGTACGGCGTCTCCCGCGTGCCCGTGCGGGAGGCGCTGCGGGCGCTCGAGGCGGAGGGGTTCGTGGAGTCCCGTCCCTACGCCGGCTCCACCGTGGCGGCGATCCCGCTCGACGACGCGGAGGAGCTGTTCGCCGTGCGCGGGGTCATCGAGGCCACGATCGCGCGGCGCGCGGCCCGCCGGGCCGCCGCCCAGTTCGGCGCCGACGCGCCGGACGCCGCGTGGTGGGCCGCGCGGCGGGCGCTCACGGACATCCTCGACGACGGCGACCGCGCCGTGGCGGCGGACGCCCTCGCGGAGCTGCCGGAGCTGAACATCCGCTTCCACCTCGGGGTGGCGGAACTCAGCGGCAGCATGTCCCTGGCCGCCCTGCTCCGGCAGATCTCCGGCAAGATCGAGTGGCTGTACGCGGCCGACGTCGACCACCGGGGGAGGCAGTCCTGGGGCGAGCACCGCCTGATCATCGCGGCGGTCGACGCCGGCAACGAGGCCGAGGCCGGGCGCCTGATGGCCGGTCACGTGGACTCCTCGCAGCGCGGCTACATGGAGCGCTTCGCGGTCCCCGGGCAGGTCCGGGCTCGGTCCGGGACGGACCCCGGAGAGCCGTCCGGCGTCACAGGAACGGACGCAGCGGAGCGAGGATGA
- a CDS encoding gamma-glutamyltransferase family protein codes for MTYTLPPSFTTRPTLQGTFGMSASTHWLATASAQAVLERGGNAFDAAVAGAFVLHVVEPHLNGPGGDMTGVFATAQAPDRPVVLMGQGPAPAAATREHYLAEGLELVPGAGALAAAVPAAVDAWLLLLRDHGTWELGDVLAFAIGYARDGHPVLGRVGATIAAVADLFTDHWPTSAALWMPEGRPPREGEVIRNEAYARVLGSLVDAGADPAASTRAARIDAARREWRTGLVAQASAAFVATPHRHSSGLDHAGVITLEDFAGFEAGYEEATTLEFRGYTIAKTGPWGQGPALLQTLAILDGFDDERLDPSTALGAHTILEAQKLAIADREAYYGDADVPMEYLLSAEYAAERRALIGDEASHEFRPGAVPGRTPFTPPLRTGYTPPALVGGGGFAGVGEPTVSRSGETRGDTCHIDVVDAAGNMVSATPSGGWLQSSPTIPELGFCLGSRLQMTWLEEGAPSTLQPGKRPRTTLTPTLILRDGKPVVALGSPGGDQQDQWQLLYILRTIVGGYTPQQAIDAPSLHTTSIPGSFWPRTWEPGGAVVEDRLGEDVVADLERRGHVVTRAGDWSLGRLSAVTRDPGTGVLSAAANPRGAQGYAAGR; via the coding sequence ATGACGTACACACTTCCTCCCTCCTTCACCACCCGTCCCACCCTGCAGGGCACGTTCGGGATGAGCGCCTCGACGCACTGGCTGGCCACCGCCTCCGCGCAGGCCGTCCTCGAGCGCGGGGGCAACGCCTTCGACGCGGCCGTGGCCGGGGCCTTCGTCCTGCACGTCGTCGAGCCCCACCTCAACGGGCCCGGCGGCGACATGACCGGCGTCTTCGCCACCGCCCAGGCGCCCGACCGGCCGGTCGTCCTCATGGGACAGGGCCCCGCCCCGGCCGCCGCCACCCGGGAGCACTACCTCGCCGAGGGCCTCGAGCTCGTCCCCGGCGCCGGCGCCCTCGCCGCCGCCGTACCCGCCGCCGTCGACGCCTGGCTCCTCCTGCTGCGCGACCACGGGACCTGGGAGCTCGGGGACGTCCTCGCCTTCGCGATCGGGTACGCCCGTGACGGCCACCCGGTCCTCGGCCGCGTGGGGGCGACGATCGCCGCCGTGGCGGATCTCTTCACCGACCACTGGCCCACCTCCGCCGCCCTGTGGATGCCCGAGGGCAGGCCGCCGCGGGAGGGCGAGGTCATCCGGAACGAGGCGTACGCCCGCGTGCTCGGCTCCCTCGTCGACGCCGGGGCCGATCCCGCGGCGTCGACGCGAGCCGCGCGGATCGACGCCGCCCGGCGCGAGTGGCGCACCGGGCTCGTGGCGCAGGCTTCCGCCGCGTTCGTGGCGACACCGCACCGGCACTCCTCCGGGCTCGACCACGCCGGAGTCATCACCCTCGAGGACTTCGCAGGCTTCGAAGCGGGCTACGAGGAGGCCACCACCCTCGAGTTCCGCGGGTACACCATCGCGAAGACCGGGCCGTGGGGCCAGGGCCCGGCGCTGCTGCAGACCCTCGCGATCCTCGACGGGTTCGACGACGAGCGGCTCGACCCGTCCACGGCGCTCGGTGCGCACACCATCCTCGAGGCGCAGAAACTCGCCATCGCCGACCGCGAGGCCTACTACGGGGACGCCGACGTCCCGATGGAGTACCTGCTCTCCGCGGAGTACGCCGCCGAGCGGCGCGCGCTCATCGGCGACGAGGCCTCCCACGAGTTCCGACCCGGCGCCGTGCCGGGCCGCACACCCTTCACGCCGCCGCTGCGCACCGGCTACACGCCGCCCGCCCTGGTCGGCGGCGGCGGCTTCGCCGGCGTGGGCGAGCCCACGGTGTCCCGCAGCGGCGAGACGCGCGGCGACACGTGCCACATCGACGTCGTCGACGCGGCCGGCAACATGGTCTCCGCGACGCCGAGCGGAGGCTGGCTGCAGTCCTCACCGACCATCCCCGAACTCGGGTTCTGCCTCGGGTCGAGGCTCCAGATGACGTGGCTCGAGGAGGGTGCGCCGTCCACCCTGCAGCCGGGCAAGCGCCCCCGCACCACGCTCACGCCCACCCTGATCCTCAGGGACGGCAAGCCCGTCGTCGCCCTCGGCTCGCCCGGCGGCGACCAGCAGGACCAGTGGCAGCTGCTCTACATCCTGCGCACCATCGTGGGCGGGTACACGCCGCAGCAGGCCATCGACGCACCGTCCCTGCACACCACGTCGATCCCCGGCTCCTTCTGGCCGCGCACCTGGGAGCCCGGCGGCGCCGTGGTCGAGGACCGGCTGGGCGAGGACGTCGTCGCTGACCTCGAACGCCGCGGCCACGTCGTCACGCGGGCGGGGGACTGGTCGCTCGGCCGGCTCTCCGCCGTCACCCGGGACCCCGGCACCGGCGTGCTCTCCGCCGCCGCCAATCCGCGGGGAGCGCAGGGCTATGCCGCGGGACGCTGA
- a CDS encoding YoaK family protein codes for MTKNRVVTDRLHLWLMLILTFSTGVIDAVGYLGLDRVFTGNMTGNVVLLGMAFTGGADLPILRPALALVFFMVGAALAGRVLRKGPEGWSGRTSITFLTVTVGLTALAVYVALVDVAADELLGSITTSVLATVMGVQAATAKRLKVAEITTVVVTSTITGLASDSRLAGGKSPFWARRAAAIALIMAGAVVGALTLRVDLWLGIAVSALLSAVVTLLGHLRHRQDVSGGHTENVGEAALR; via the coding sequence GTGACGAAGAACCGGGTGGTCACGGACCGCCTTCACCTGTGGCTCATGCTCATCCTGACCTTCTCCACCGGGGTGATCGACGCCGTCGGCTACCTGGGGCTCGATCGCGTCTTCACGGGCAACATGACGGGCAACGTGGTGCTCCTCGGCATGGCCTTCACGGGTGGCGCCGATCTGCCGATCCTCAGGCCGGCACTAGCCCTCGTCTTCTTCATGGTGGGTGCCGCGCTCGCCGGCCGTGTGCTGCGGAAGGGACCCGAGGGATGGTCCGGCCGCACCTCGATCACGTTCCTCACGGTGACCGTCGGCCTGACCGCGCTCGCCGTCTACGTGGCGCTGGTCGACGTCGCCGCCGACGAACTCCTGGGCAGCATCACGACGTCGGTGCTCGCCACCGTGATGGGCGTCCAGGCCGCGACCGCCAAGCGCCTCAAGGTCGCCGAGATCACCACCGTCGTCGTCACGTCCACCATCACGGGCCTCGCCTCGGACTCCCGCCTCGCCGGGGGGAAGAGTCCCTTCTGGGCCCGGCGCGCCGCCGCGATCGCGCTGATCATGGCCGGCGCGGTGGTCGGCGCCCTGACCCTGAGGGTCGACCTCTGGCTCGGCATCGCGGTGTCGGCGCTCCTCTCCGCCGTCGTCACCCTCCTCGGCCACCTCCGTCACCGGCAGGACGTGTCGGGCGGCCACACGGAGAACGTCGGGGAAGCCGCACTACGGTAG
- a CDS encoding MBL fold metallo-hydrolase — MIRTDIAPGIHYLEHARTNVYLVEDDDGLLLVDTGLPRSKNVLLAALARIGRTVQDIRGIVLTHGHFDHVGTAEHLRSRYGIPVYCHPDDARIAAHPYSYDRERTPFLYPLRYPRAVPGLLRMTAAGAVAVRGVQDTLPLTPEAAAALPGSPLLVPTPGHTKGHCALHLPDRDAVISGDALVTLDPYTGRPGPQVVARAATADMGTALRSLEALRSTAARTVLPGHGFPWGAGVESAVAQALEVGGH, encoded by the coding sequence ATGATCAGGACGGACATCGCCCCGGGGATCCACTACCTCGAGCATGCCAGGACCAACGTCTACCTCGTGGAGGACGACGACGGCCTCCTCCTGGTCGATACGGGGCTGCCCCGCTCGAAGAACGTCCTCCTGGCCGCACTGGCCCGGATCGGGCGCACCGTGCAGGACATCCGGGGCATCGTGCTCACCCACGGGCACTTCGACCACGTGGGGACCGCCGAGCACCTGCGCTCGCGGTACGGCATCCCCGTCTACTGCCACCCCGACGACGCCCGGATCGCCGCCCACCCCTACAGCTACGACCGGGAACGGACTCCGTTCCTGTACCCGCTGCGCTACCCGCGGGCCGTGCCGGGGCTGCTGCGCATGACCGCCGCGGGCGCCGTCGCGGTCAGGGGCGTGCAGGACACCCTGCCGCTCACCCCCGAGGCCGCCGCGGCGCTGCCCGGCTCACCCCTCCTGGTCCCCACGCCCGGGCACACGAAGGGCCACTGCGCGCTGCACCTCCCGGACCGCGACGCCGTCATCAGCGGCGACGCCCTCGTGACGCTCGACCCCTACACCGGCCGCCCCGGCCCGCAGGTCGTCGCGCGCGCCGCCACCGCCGACATGGGGACGGCACTGCGGTCCCTCGAGGCGCTGCGCTCCACCGCCGCGAGGACGGTGCTGCCGGGCCACGGGTTCCCCTGGGGTGCGGGCGTGGAGTCGGCGGTCGCGCAGGCACTCGAGGTCGGCGGGCACTGA
- a CDS encoding stealth family protein: MVEDLLFIRRALDDAGIGFLLVRGNDERPVIAVDLDHRERLRAALVEACRDEPFYSRTVDTKRRTTLLVSDGHLSSSGKARIFRLFRPRIEPLGGLAYGPSAGVQIELWALGDSAIELPVENSLTRRTLPAAEVVRGEVERHGLSWPTIDNMFADHATDIDFDIDLVFSWVDGSSPEYRAARAARMEGVVVGEGDDHEARFRQIDELKYALRSVYMFAPWVRRIFIATDSDRPDWLADHPSVTLVRSEEHFKDPSVLPTHNSQAVEAQLQHIPGLSEYFLYSNDDMFFGRPVAPDMFFSPGGVTKFIEADTRIGLGDNDAERSGFENAARVNRRLLHERFGRITTRHLEHTAAPLRKSVLLEMEAEFAAEFAATAASRFRAKDNISVTNSLYHYYALLTGRAVTQEMATVKYVDTTLRSGLKSLNKMLDKRNQDFFCLNDGSFPEVPAEERAHLVTDFLEKYFPVKAPWEI, from the coding sequence ATGGTCGAGGACCTGCTGTTCATCCGCCGGGCGCTCGACGACGCCGGCATCGGCTTCCTGCTGGTGCGCGGCAACGACGAGCGACCCGTGATCGCCGTGGACCTCGACCACCGCGAGAGGCTGCGTGCCGCGCTCGTGGAGGCCTGCCGGGACGAGCCGTTCTACTCCCGCACCGTGGACACGAAGCGCCGCACCACCCTGCTGGTGAGTGACGGCCACCTCTCGAGCAGCGGCAAGGCCCGCATCTTCCGCCTGTTCCGGCCGCGCATCGAGCCCCTCGGCGGGCTCGCGTACGGGCCGTCCGCCGGCGTGCAGATCGAGCTGTGGGCGCTCGGCGACAGCGCCATCGAACTGCCGGTGGAGAACTCCCTCACCCGCCGTACCCTCCCCGCCGCCGAAGTGGTGCGCGGCGAGGTGGAACGCCACGGCCTCTCCTGGCCGACGATCGACAACATGTTCGCCGATCACGCCACGGACATCGATTTCGACATCGACCTCGTGTTCTCCTGGGTGGACGGCAGCAGCCCCGAGTACCGGGCGGCGCGTGCGGCGCGCATGGAGGGCGTGGTGGTCGGCGAGGGCGACGACCACGAGGCGCGCTTCCGGCAGATCGACGAGCTCAAGTACGCCCTGCGCTCCGTCTACATGTTCGCGCCGTGGGTCCGTCGGATCTTCATCGCGACCGACTCGGACCGCCCCGACTGGCTCGCCGACCACCCGTCGGTCACGCTCGTGCGCTCCGAGGAGCATTTCAAGGACCCCTCCGTCCTCCCCACGCACAACTCGCAGGCCGTCGAGGCTCAGCTCCAGCACATCCCGGGCCTCTCCGAGTACTTCCTCTACTCCAACGACGACATGTTCTTCGGCCGCCCCGTGGCCCCTGACATGTTCTTCTCCCCCGGCGGGGTCACGAAGTTCATCGAGGCGGACACGCGGATCGGCCTGGGCGACAACGACGCCGAGCGCAGCGGCTTCGAGAACGCCGCCCGCGTCAATCGGCGCCTCCTGCACGAGCGCTTCGGCCGCATCACCACGCGGCACCTCGAGCACACCGCCGCTCCCCTGCGGAAGAGCGTCCTGCTGGAGATGGAGGCGGAGTTCGCGGCGGAATTCGCGGCGACGGCGGCCTCGCGCTTCCGCGCGAAGGACAACATCTCGGTCACCAACTCGCTGTACCACTACTATGCGCTGCTGACCGGCCGCGCCGTCACGCAGGAGATGGCGACGGTGAAGTACGTGGACACCACGCTGCGGTCCGGGCTGAAGAGCCTGAACAAGATGCTGGACAAGCGCAACCAGGACTTCTTCTGCCTCAACGACGGCAGCTTCCCGGAGGTCCCGGCCGAGGAGCGCGCCCACCTCGTGACGGACTTCCTCGAGAAGTACTTCCCGGTCAAGGCCCCCTGGGAGATCTAG
- a CDS encoding CPBP family intramembrane glutamic endopeptidase: protein MEQIEEQFAFHRLARSWPQHRWWKPLLTALLGGAFYVVFIIMVLVTGLALASLTPAGVGPYFDALSVLDLSNPVMFAFTLVSLILMIPALALAALIMGPRPIGLLSSVAGRIRWRWLAVCAGVSVAVFLVNLAVSFGVGALFPAEAEPAPLPPETSTLLILLTLSVLAVPFQAAAEEYVFRGFLMQAIGSWLRHPAFAILLPVPLFVLGHGYDPLGQADVAVFAIFAGWITWRTGGLEAAIAVHAVNNMTIFVLGAFGLVDVNSTEGSLSGLVLSAATMAVTAVIIIRLADRRGVARTRTVTLRPALEPTNPFPGPPLPSRPTPDH, encoded by the coding sequence ATGGAACAGATCGAGGAGCAGTTCGCTTTCCACCGGCTGGCACGGTCGTGGCCGCAGCACCGCTGGTGGAAGCCGCTCCTCACCGCCCTGCTCGGCGGCGCGTTCTACGTCGTCTTCATCATCATGGTCCTGGTCACGGGGCTCGCACTCGCCAGCCTCACACCCGCCGGCGTGGGACCCTACTTCGACGCCCTGTCGGTGCTGGACCTCAGCAACCCGGTGATGTTCGCGTTCACCCTGGTCTCCCTGATCCTGATGATCCCCGCGCTCGCCCTGGCCGCCCTGATCATGGGACCCCGGCCGATCGGCCTGCTCTCCTCCGTGGCCGGCCGGATCCGGTGGCGGTGGCTCGCGGTCTGCGCGGGCGTCTCCGTGGCCGTGTTCCTCGTGAACCTCGCGGTCTCCTTCGGGGTCGGCGCGCTCTTCCCTGCGGAGGCGGAACCGGCGCCCCTCCCCCCGGAGACGTCCACCCTGCTGATCCTGCTGACCCTGTCCGTCCTCGCCGTCCCGTTCCAGGCCGCCGCGGAGGAGTACGTGTTCCGCGGGTTCCTGATGCAGGCCATCGGCAGCTGGCTCCGCCACCCCGCCTTCGCGATCCTCCTCCCCGTGCCCCTCTTCGTCCTCGGCCACGGCTACGATCCGCTCGGACAGGCCGACGTGGCGGTCTTCGCGATCTTCGCGGGCTGGATCACCTGGCGGACGGGCGGTCTCGAGGCTGCGATCGCGGTGCACGCGGTCAACAACATGACCATCTTCGTCCTCGGAGCCTTCGGCCTCGTGGATGTGAACTCCACCGAGGGGTCGCTGAGCGGGCTCGTCCTGTCCGCCGCGACGATGGCCGTCACCGCCGTGATCATCATCCGTCTGGCGGACCGCCGCGGCGTCGCCCGGACGCGGACCGTCACCCTGCGGCCGGCGCTGGAGCCGACGAACCCGTTCCCGGGCCCGCCCCTCCCCTCGCGCCCGACGCCTGACCACTGA
- a CDS encoding MSMEG_6728 family protein, protein MQTFLPYPDVAASARVLDQARLGKQRVETLQVLRALVIPDYGWRQHPAVRMWMGYVPALTVYGLAMVAEWVSRGHADSTHRQILEFAPDVLDQPDVPMPPWFGDPALHVSHQSNLVQKAPEIYRGRFPGIPGDLPYVWPAPERERMPVEPTGRRLWIWRADRLPGAPPAATDDPDDVVLLMPPVPPGGHAAPKWERQLHAFEESVEEGDPVAIPDPDGRRLRTGRMGKVFMHEDGLVRPARLDGRLERSDVHPPALLQDPRTLFGVGLPDALHARSRDGGPGRRLRRR, encoded by the coding sequence ATGCAGACCTTCCTGCCGTATCCCGATGTCGCGGCCAGCGCCCGGGTGCTCGACCAGGCGAGGCTCGGCAAGCAGCGCGTCGAGACCCTGCAGGTGCTGCGCGCCCTCGTCATCCCCGACTACGGGTGGCGGCAGCACCCGGCCGTCCGCATGTGGATGGGCTACGTCCCGGCGCTGACCGTCTACGGCCTGGCCATGGTGGCCGAGTGGGTCTCGCGCGGCCACGCCGATTCGACGCACCGGCAGATCCTCGAGTTCGCCCCCGACGTGCTGGACCAGCCGGACGTGCCGATGCCACCGTGGTTCGGGGACCCCGCCCTGCACGTGAGCCACCAGTCCAACCTGGTCCAGAAGGCACCGGAGATCTACCGGGGCCGGTTCCCCGGCATCCCCGGGGACCTCCCCTACGTCTGGCCCGCACCGGAACGCGAGCGCATGCCCGTCGAGCCCACGGGACGGCGCCTGTGGATCTGGCGCGCCGACCGGCTCCCCGGCGCCCCGCCCGCCGCCACCGACGACCCCGACGACGTCGTGCTGCTCATGCCGCCGGTACCACCGGGAGGGCACGCCGCCCCGAAGTGGGAACGGCAGCTGCACGCGTTCGAGGAGTCCGTGGAGGAGGGCGACCCCGTCGCGATCCCCGACCCGGACGGCCGGCGCCTCCGGACCGGCCGCATGGGCAAGGTCTTCATGCACGAGGACGGCCTGGTCCGTCCTGCCCGGCTGGACGGCCGGCTGGAGCGCTCCGACGTCCACCCGCCGGCCCTGCTGCAAGACCCGCGGACGCTCTTCGGCGTGGGCCTGCCCGACGCACTGCACGCCCGATCCCGGGATGGCGGGCCGGGGCGACGGCTCAGGCGGAGGTGA